The proteins below come from a single Osmerus mordax isolate fOsmMor3 chromosome 3, fOsmMor3.pri, whole genome shotgun sequence genomic window:
- the hid1a gene encoding protein HID1 isoform X2: MGNTDSKLNFRKAVIQLTTKTQPVEATDDAFWDQFWADTATTVQDVFALVPAAEIRAVREESPSNLATLCYKAVEKLVQAAESGCPSEREKQVVLNCSRMLTRILPYIFEDQDWRGFFWSTVPGAGRAGTDEMDDDDSARPLAESLLLAIADLLFCPDFTVHSHRRGPDSVEDMQSIDSCEYIWEAGVGFAQSPPLNYIHDLNRSELLRLLLTCFSEAMYLPPSSDNNILNPWVTFFCSTENRHALPLFTSLVNVVCAYDPVGYGIPYNHLLFSDYREQLVEQAVQILIVTLEHEGGVAHRPASPSSMDDQESVGPDNLFVNYLSRIHREEDYDFVLKGLARLLTNPLTQTYLPNSTKKIQFHQELLVLFWKLCDFNKKFLFFVLKSSDVLDILVPILFYLNDSRADQSRVGLMHIGVFILLLLSGERNFGVRLNKPYSVHVPMDIPVFTGTHADLLVVVFHKIITSGHQRLQPLFDCLLTIIVNVSPYLKSLSMVAANKLLHLLEAFSTNWFLFSASQNHHLVFFLLEAFNNIIQYQFDGNCNLVYAIIRKRNVFHQLANLPSDPGSIQKALQRKRKSPDAISRTSSQETVSMEGSHPAVPAEPGTLKTSLVAMPAIDKLTEQSQVSEDGTMVTVPKKDSPPAPRTDHAAVTGASDTESNSGRDTEDVFYTEAEMERRRVSSASTVSYWAATPDWVLSWKCKLPLQTIMRLLQVLVPQVEKICIDKGLTDESEILKFLQHGTLVGLLPVPHPILIRKYQANAGTAMWFRTYMWGVVYLRNVDPPIWYDTDVRLFEIQRM; encoded by the exons ATGGGTAACACCGACTCCAAACTGAACTTCAGGAAGGCAGTAATACAGCTTACAACCAAAACACAG CCAGTGGAGGCCACAGACGATGCCTTCTGGGACCAGTTCTGGGCAGACACTGCCACCACTGTGCAGGATGTGTTTGCCCTGGTGCCAGCTGCAGAGATCCGAGCTGTTCGAGAGGAGTCCCCTTCCAATCTGGCAACCCTGTGCTACAAG GCGGTAGAGAAGCTGGTGCAGGCGGCTGAGTCCGGGTGCCCCtccgagagagagaagcaggtggTTTTGAACTGTAGTCGCATGCTCACCCGCATCCTGCCCTACATCTTTGAGGACCAGGACTGGAGGGGCTTCTTCTGGTCCACTGTGCCCGGTGCTGGGCGGGCTGGG aCAGATGAGATGGACGACGACGACAGTGCTCGTCCTCTGGCTGAGTCTCTGCTGCTGGCCATCGCTGACCTACTCTTCTGTCCCGACTTCACAGTGCACAGCCACAGGAGAGGCCCT GACTCGGTGGAGGACATGCAGTCCATAGACAGCTGTGAGTACATCTGGGAGGCGGGGGTGGGCTTTgctcagtccccccccctcaacTACATCCATGACCTCAACag ATCGGAGCTGTTGAGACTACTGCTAACCTGCTTCTCAGAAGCCATgtatcttcctccctcttcagaCAACAACATCCTCAACCCCTGGGTGACCTTCTTCTGCTCCACAGAAAACAG ACATGCTCTGCCTCTGTTCACTTCTCTGGTGAACGTGGTGTGTGCCTATGACCCAGTGGGCTATGGCATCCCTTACAACCACCTGCTGTTCTCGGACTACCGGGAGCAGCTGGTGGAGCAGGCTGTGCAGATCCTCATTGTTACCCTGGAACACGAGGGAGGGGTGGCCCACCGCCCGGCCTCACCCTCCAGCATGGACGACCAGGAG TCTGTCGGCCCAGACAACCTGTTTGTAAATTACCTGTCCAGAATCCACAGGGAAGAG GACTATGACTTTGTCCTGAAGGGCCTGGCTCGCCTGCTGACCAACCCCTTGACTCAGACCTACCTGCCCAACTCCACCAAGAAGATCCAGTTCCACCAGGAGCTTCTGGTGCTCTTCTGGAAGCTGTGTGACTTCAATAAG AAGTTCCTGTTCTTTGTGCTAAAGAGCAGTGATGTTCTTGACATCCTGGTGCCTATCCTTTtctacctgaacgattccagaGCGGACCAGT CCCGGGTTGGCCTCATGCACATTGGAGTGTTCATCCTGCTGTTGCTGAGTGGGGAGAGGAACTTTGGGGTGCGTCTGAACAAGCCTTACTCCGTCCACGTTCCTATGGACATCCCCGTGTTCACAGGCACCCACGCTGACCTGCTCGTCGTG GTGTTCCACAAGATCATTACCAGTGGCCACCAGCGTCTTCAGCCTCTGTTTGACTGTCTTCTCACCATTATCGTGAATG TGTCCCCCTATCTGAAGAGCCTGTCGATGGTGGCAGCCAATAAGCTGCTCCATCTCCTGGAGGCCTTCTCCACCAATTGGttcctcttctctgcctcccAGAACCACCACCTGGTCTTTTTCCTGCTTGAGGCCTTCAACAACATCATCCAGTACCAGTTTGACG GTAACTGTAACTTGGTGTACGCCATCATCCGGAAGCGTAATGTGTTCCACCAGCTGGCTAACCTGCCGTCGGACCCTGGCTCCATCCAGAaggctctgcagaggaagaggaagtcgCCAGACGCCATCTCTCGCACCAGCTCCCAGGAGACTGTCTCCATGGAGGGCTCCCACCCTGCCGTCCCTGCTGAGCCTGGCACCCTGAAGACCAGCCTGGTCGCTATGCCAG CTATAGATAAGCTGACAGAGCAGTCTCAGGTGTCAGAGGACGGGACCATGGTGACCGTGCCAAAGAAAGACTCTCCGCCGGCTCCTCGTACGGACCACGCCGCTGTCACTGGGGCCAGCGACACCGAGTCCAACTCGGGAAGAGACACCGAG GATGTGTTCTACACCGAGGCGGAGATGGAGAGACGCCGTGTGTCCAGTGCCTCCACTGTTTCCTACTGGGCCGCTACACCAGACTGG GTTCTCTCCTGGAAGTGCAAGCTCCCGCTGCAAACGATCATGCGACTGCTGCAGGTCCTGGTCCCCCAGGTGGAAAAGATCTGCATTGACAA GGGCCTGACAGATGAGTCTGAGATCCTGAAGTTCCTCCAGCATGGTACTTTGGTGGGCCTGCTGCCAGTCCCTCACCCCATCCTCATCAGGAAGTACCAGGCCAATGCGGGAACGGCCATGTGGTTCCGCACATACATGTGGGGTGTAGTCTACCTGCG caAT
- the hid1a gene encoding protein HID1 isoform X1, which yields MGNTDSKLNFRKAVIQLTTKTQPVEATDDAFWDQFWADTATTVQDVFALVPAAEIRAVREESPSNLATLCYKAVEKLVQAAESGCPSEREKQVVLNCSRMLTRILPYIFEDQDWRGFFWSTVPGAGRAGTDEMDDDDSARPLAESLLLAIADLLFCPDFTVHSHRRGPDSVEDMQSIDSCEYIWEAGVGFAQSPPLNYIHDLNRSELLRLLLTCFSEAMYLPPSSDNNILNPWVTFFCSTENRHALPLFTSLVNVVCAYDPVGYGIPYNHLLFSDYREQLVEQAVQILIVTLEHEGGVAHRPASPSSMDDQESVGPDNLFVNYLSRIHREEDYDFVLKGLARLLTNPLTQTYLPNSTKKIQFHQELLVLFWKLCDFNKKFLFFVLKSSDVLDILVPILFYLNDSRADQSRVGLMHIGVFILLLLSGERNFGVRLNKPYSVHVPMDIPVFTGTHADLLVVVFHKIITSGHQRLQPLFDCLLTIIVNVSPYLKSLSMVAANKLLHLLEAFSTNWFLFSASQNHHLVFFLLEAFNNIIQYQFDGNCNLVYAIIRKRNVFHQLANLPSDPGSIQKALQRKRKSPDAISRTSSQETVSMEGSHPAVPAEPGTLKTSLVAMPGERWCLDLLPAAIDKLTEQSQVSEDGTMVTVPKKDSPPAPRTDHAAVTGASDTESNSGRDTEDVFYTEAEMERRRVSSASTVSYWAATPDWVLSWKCKLPLQTIMRLLQVLVPQVEKICIDKGLTDESEILKFLQHGTLVGLLPVPHPILIRKYQANAGTAMWFRTYMWGVVYLRNVDPPIWYDTDVRLFEIQRM from the exons ATGGGTAACACCGACTCCAAACTGAACTTCAGGAAGGCAGTAATACAGCTTACAACCAAAACACAG CCAGTGGAGGCCACAGACGATGCCTTCTGGGACCAGTTCTGGGCAGACACTGCCACCACTGTGCAGGATGTGTTTGCCCTGGTGCCAGCTGCAGAGATCCGAGCTGTTCGAGAGGAGTCCCCTTCCAATCTGGCAACCCTGTGCTACAAG GCGGTAGAGAAGCTGGTGCAGGCGGCTGAGTCCGGGTGCCCCtccgagagagagaagcaggtggTTTTGAACTGTAGTCGCATGCTCACCCGCATCCTGCCCTACATCTTTGAGGACCAGGACTGGAGGGGCTTCTTCTGGTCCACTGTGCCCGGTGCTGGGCGGGCTGGG aCAGATGAGATGGACGACGACGACAGTGCTCGTCCTCTGGCTGAGTCTCTGCTGCTGGCCATCGCTGACCTACTCTTCTGTCCCGACTTCACAGTGCACAGCCACAGGAGAGGCCCT GACTCGGTGGAGGACATGCAGTCCATAGACAGCTGTGAGTACATCTGGGAGGCGGGGGTGGGCTTTgctcagtccccccccctcaacTACATCCATGACCTCAACag ATCGGAGCTGTTGAGACTACTGCTAACCTGCTTCTCAGAAGCCATgtatcttcctccctcttcagaCAACAACATCCTCAACCCCTGGGTGACCTTCTTCTGCTCCACAGAAAACAG ACATGCTCTGCCTCTGTTCACTTCTCTGGTGAACGTGGTGTGTGCCTATGACCCAGTGGGCTATGGCATCCCTTACAACCACCTGCTGTTCTCGGACTACCGGGAGCAGCTGGTGGAGCAGGCTGTGCAGATCCTCATTGTTACCCTGGAACACGAGGGAGGGGTGGCCCACCGCCCGGCCTCACCCTCCAGCATGGACGACCAGGAG TCTGTCGGCCCAGACAACCTGTTTGTAAATTACCTGTCCAGAATCCACAGGGAAGAG GACTATGACTTTGTCCTGAAGGGCCTGGCTCGCCTGCTGACCAACCCCTTGACTCAGACCTACCTGCCCAACTCCACCAAGAAGATCCAGTTCCACCAGGAGCTTCTGGTGCTCTTCTGGAAGCTGTGTGACTTCAATAAG AAGTTCCTGTTCTTTGTGCTAAAGAGCAGTGATGTTCTTGACATCCTGGTGCCTATCCTTTtctacctgaacgattccagaGCGGACCAGT CCCGGGTTGGCCTCATGCACATTGGAGTGTTCATCCTGCTGTTGCTGAGTGGGGAGAGGAACTTTGGGGTGCGTCTGAACAAGCCTTACTCCGTCCACGTTCCTATGGACATCCCCGTGTTCACAGGCACCCACGCTGACCTGCTCGTCGTG GTGTTCCACAAGATCATTACCAGTGGCCACCAGCGTCTTCAGCCTCTGTTTGACTGTCTTCTCACCATTATCGTGAATG TGTCCCCCTATCTGAAGAGCCTGTCGATGGTGGCAGCCAATAAGCTGCTCCATCTCCTGGAGGCCTTCTCCACCAATTGGttcctcttctctgcctcccAGAACCACCACCTGGTCTTTTTCCTGCTTGAGGCCTTCAACAACATCATCCAGTACCAGTTTGACG GTAACTGTAACTTGGTGTACGCCATCATCCGGAAGCGTAATGTGTTCCACCAGCTGGCTAACCTGCCGTCGGACCCTGGCTCCATCCAGAaggctctgcagaggaagaggaagtcgCCAGACGCCATCTCTCGCACCAGCTCCCAGGAGACTGTCTCCATGGAGGGCTCCCACCCTGCCGTCCCTGCTGAGCCTGGCACCCTGAAGACCAGCCTGGTCGCTATGCCAG GTGAAAGGTGGTGTCTGGATTTGCTACCTGCAGCTATAGATAAGCTGACAGAGCAGTCTCAGGTGTCAGAGGACGGGACCATGGTGACCGTGCCAAAGAAAGACTCTCCGCCGGCTCCTCGTACGGACCACGCCGCTGTCACTGGGGCCAGCGACACCGAGTCCAACTCGGGAAGAGACACCGAG GATGTGTTCTACACCGAGGCGGAGATGGAGAGACGCCGTGTGTCCAGTGCCTCCACTGTTTCCTACTGGGCCGCTACACCAGACTGG GTTCTCTCCTGGAAGTGCAAGCTCCCGCTGCAAACGATCATGCGACTGCTGCAGGTCCTGGTCCCCCAGGTGGAAAAGATCTGCATTGACAA GGGCCTGACAGATGAGTCTGAGATCCTGAAGTTCCTCCAGCATGGTACTTTGGTGGGCCTGCTGCCAGTCCCTCACCCCATCCTCATCAGGAAGTACCAGGCCAATGCGGGAACGGCCATGTGGTTCCGCACATACATGTGGGGTGTAGTCTACCTGCG caAT
- the LOC136940439 gene encoding protein VCF1, with the protein MLTENRKRQRCSDEENGQLVPQAKRSSRAHPLSPELGRDAWDSESSNSESSGISSPVESSSSSSQCAVDSHGGGPRAPGPCSPLSSAPSELAGALSLVSYHQINRILREAHFQSLQSRGNSRDT; encoded by the exons ATGTTGACTGAAAACAG GAAGCGCCAGCGCTGCAGCGATGAGGAGAATGGCCAGCTGGTGCCTCAAGCCAAAAGGTCAAGCAgagctcaccccctctctcctgagcTGGGACGGGATGCCTGGGACTCTGAG TCCTCCAACAGTGAAAGCAGTGGGATAAGCAGTCCAGtggagagcagcagcagcagcagtcagTGTGCCGTGGACTCCCATGGAGGGGGCCCCAGAGCCCCTGGACCCTGCAGTCCCCTCAGCTCAGCTCcctctgagctggctggtgcTCTAAGCCTGGTCTCCTACCACCAGATCAACCGAATCCTCAGGGAGGCCCATTTCCAGAGCCTGCAGAGCCGGGGCAATTCCAGGGATACATGA